A single Rubrivivax gelatinosus IL144 DNA region contains:
- a CDS encoding transglutaminase family protein, producing the protein MKPAARMTREARDTLFLLAVIGWTLLPHAGHVPVWCSGLAAAILGWRAWLAVGNRPLPGRWVLVALLLAAGGLTFWSERTLLGKEAGVTLIVVLMTLKTLELRARRDALVVFFLGFFVVLTNFLYSQSLLVAASMLLSVWGLLAALVLAHMPVGRPPLAAAGTLAARAALLGAPVMVVLFLLFPRFGPLWGVPEDAAGRTGLSGTMRLGGVASVANDETIALRVRFDGAPPPPEAMYFRGPVLGRFDGVDWTRLPDVPAGARVQVLGTPRHYEMTLEPSRLAMLPLLELTPATAGPQLDGWSLRLRQDLQWQLDRPLSDRIRLQASAWTDYRHGPRRTTPELDDWRRLPPGYNPRTLAWAQALQARPELAGADARTLAAALLRHVADGGYGYTLEPGAYGRDAIDEFWLDRKLGFCEHFAAAFVVAMRAMGVPARIVTGYQGTDPAPVDGWWIVRQSNAHAWAEYWQPGVGWQRADPTAAVAPERVQRGRSLPPTPGLVAGTIGAVNPALAARLREAWETINNRWNQAVLNYSRQRQFDLLRALGVESPDWEDLARALIVLAALASATGAGWALWDRHRQDPWQRLQARVQRALAARGVEVGPQHAPRARAERVRAALGAAGEPLAVELEALDRLRYGEGLERPARRWWPGFAKALRQVGRP; encoded by the coding sequence ATGAAGCCCGCGGCCCGGATGACGCGCGAGGCGCGCGACACGCTGTTCCTGCTGGCCGTCATCGGCTGGACGCTGCTGCCGCACGCCGGCCACGTGCCCGTCTGGTGCAGCGGGCTGGCCGCCGCCATCCTGGGCTGGCGCGCCTGGCTGGCCGTCGGCAACCGGCCGCTGCCGGGGCGCTGGGTGCTGGTCGCGCTGCTGCTGGCCGCCGGCGGACTCACCTTCTGGAGCGAACGCACGCTGCTGGGCAAGGAGGCCGGCGTCACGCTGATCGTCGTGCTGATGACGCTGAAGACGCTGGAGCTGCGCGCGCGGCGCGACGCGCTCGTCGTCTTCTTCCTCGGCTTCTTCGTCGTGCTGACGAACTTCCTCTATTCGCAAAGCCTGCTGGTCGCGGCCTCGATGCTGCTGTCGGTCTGGGGGCTGCTGGCGGCGCTGGTGCTGGCGCACATGCCGGTGGGCCGGCCGCCGCTGGCCGCCGCCGGCACGCTGGCCGCACGCGCGGCGCTGCTGGGCGCGCCGGTGATGGTCGTGCTCTTCCTGCTGTTCCCGCGTTTCGGCCCGCTCTGGGGCGTGCCCGAAGACGCCGCCGGGCGCACCGGGCTGTCGGGCACGATGCGCCTGGGCGGCGTCGCCAGCGTCGCCAACGACGAAACCATCGCGCTGCGCGTGCGTTTCGACGGCGCGCCGCCGCCGCCCGAGGCGATGTACTTCCGCGGCCCGGTGCTGGGCCGCTTCGACGGTGTCGACTGGACCCGTTTGCCCGACGTGCCGGCCGGCGCGCGCGTGCAGGTGCTGGGCACGCCGCGGCACTACGAGATGACGCTGGAGCCCAGCCGGCTGGCGATGCTGCCGCTGCTGGAGCTGACGCCGGCCACCGCCGGCCCGCAGCTCGACGGCTGGAGCCTGCGCCTGCGCCAGGACCTGCAGTGGCAGCTCGACCGCCCGCTGTCCGACCGCATCCGCCTGCAGGCCTCGGCCTGGACCGATTACCGCCACGGCCCGCGCCGCACGACGCCGGAACTCGACGACTGGCGCCGCCTGCCGCCGGGCTACAACCCGCGCACGCTGGCCTGGGCGCAGGCGCTGCAGGCGCGGCCCGAGCTCGCCGGCGCCGACGCACGCACGCTGGCCGCGGCGCTGCTGCGCCACGTCGCCGACGGCGGCTACGGCTACACGCTGGAGCCCGGCGCCTACGGCCGCGACGCAATCGACGAGTTCTGGCTGGACCGCAAGCTGGGCTTTTGCGAGCACTTCGCCGCCGCCTTCGTCGTCGCGATGCGCGCGATGGGCGTGCCGGCGCGCATCGTCACCGGCTACCAGGGCACCGACCCGGCACCGGTGGACGGCTGGTGGATCGTGCGCCAGAGCAACGCCCACGCCTGGGCCGAATACTGGCAGCCGGGCGTGGGCTGGCAACGTGCCGATCCGACCGCCGCCGTCGCGCCCGAGCGTGTGCAGCGCGGCCGCAGCCTGCCGCCGACGCCGGGCCTCGTCGCCGGCACGATCGGCGCGGTCAACCCGGCGCTCGCGGCGCGGCTGCGCGAAGCCTGGGAGACGATCAACAACCGCTGGAACCAGGCTGTGCTGAACTACTCGCGCCAGCGCCAGTTCGACCTGCTGCGTGCGCTAGGCGTCGAGTCGCCCGACTGGGAGGACCTGGCACGCGCGCTGATCGTGCTCGCGGCGCTGGCCTCGGCCACCGGGGCCGGCTGGGCGCTCTGGGACCGCCACCGGCAGGACCCCTGGCAGCGCCTGCAGGCGCGTGTGCAGCGCGCGCTGGCGGCACGCGGCGTCGAGGTCGGCCCGCAGCACGCACCGCGCGCGCGCGCCGAACGCGTGCGCGCCGCGCTGGGCGCGGCAGGCGAGCCGCTGGCCGTGGAACTGGAGGCGCTGGACCGGCTGCGCTACGGCGAGGGCCTGGAGCGGCCGGCACGGCGCTGGTGGCCGGGCTTCGCGAAGGCCCTGCGCCAGGTGGGCCGCCCATAA
- the mltB gene encoding lytic murein transglycosylase B, with product MPAPKSALASIALIVLALAAPSVVHAADKPARKATAAKHAAAKKKPKAKAVAAAPLYGEREDLRRFAAEVAERRGLDADWVAAQLAQARRLDSVQRLVMPPPAGTAKDWAAYRARFVEPRRIAAGLAFWQDHEDALARAQARWGVPPEIVVGIIGVETFYGRITGRYRIVDALATLAFDFPTGRSDRSPFFRRELEEFLVWSEREGRDPQEVRGSFAGAIGLPQFMPSNLNRLAVDFDGDGHVDLGGNGVDAVGSVANFLSAHGWQPGQATTHAVAPPVDTAARARLLAPDIEPSFTPAEFAAAGAELDAAGRAEAGKLALVELQNGAAAPSYVAGTANFRVLTRYNASAYYAMAVITLGDAVAQARAATRAAAAADPAASSASAPR from the coding sequence ATGCCCGCCCCGAAGTCCGCCCTCGCGAGCATCGCGCTGATCGTCCTGGCCCTGGCCGCACCGTCCGTGGTGCACGCCGCCGACAAGCCCGCCCGCAAAGCCACCGCCGCGAAACACGCCGCGGCGAAGAAGAAACCCAAGGCCAAGGCCGTGGCCGCCGCGCCGCTCTACGGCGAACGCGAGGACCTGCGCCGCTTCGCCGCCGAGGTCGCCGAGCGCCGCGGCCTGGACGCCGACTGGGTGGCCGCCCAGCTCGCCCAGGCGCGCCGGCTGGACAGCGTGCAGCGCCTGGTGATGCCGCCGCCGGCCGGCACGGCCAAGGACTGGGCGGCCTACCGCGCGCGTTTCGTCGAACCGCGGCGCATCGCAGCCGGACTGGCCTTCTGGCAGGACCACGAGGACGCGCTGGCGCGCGCCCAGGCGCGCTGGGGCGTGCCGCCGGAGATCGTCGTCGGCATCATCGGCGTCGAGACCTTCTACGGCCGCATCACCGGGCGCTATCGCATCGTCGACGCGCTGGCGACGCTGGCCTTCGACTTCCCGACCGGCCGCAGCGACCGCAGCCCCTTCTTCCGCCGCGAGCTGGAGGAGTTCCTGGTCTGGAGCGAGCGCGAGGGCCGCGACCCGCAGGAGGTGCGCGGCTCCTTCGCCGGCGCCATCGGCCTGCCGCAGTTCATGCCCAGCAACCTGAACCGGCTGGCCGTCGACTTCGACGGCGACGGCCACGTCGACCTGGGCGGCAACGGCGTCGACGCGGTCGGCAGCGTCGCCAACTTCCTGTCGGCGCACGGCTGGCAGCCGGGGCAGGCGACGACGCACGCAGTGGCGCCGCCGGTGGACACCGCGGCGCGCGCGCGGCTGCTGGCGCCGGACATCGAACCCAGCTTCACGCCGGCCGAGTTCGCCGCCGCCGGCGCCGAGCTCGACGCCGCCGGCCGTGCCGAGGCCGGCAAGCTGGCGCTGGTGGAGCTGCAGAACGGCGCCGCGGCGCCGAGCTACGTCGCCGGCACGGCCAACTTCCGCGTGCTGACGCGCTACAACGCCTCGGCCTATTACGCGATGGCGGTCATCACGCTCGGCGACGCGGTGGCGCAGGCGCGTGCCGCGACGCGCGCCGCGGCGGCCGCCGACCCGGCGGCCAGCAGCGCGTCGGCGCCGCGCTGA
- a CDS encoding alpha-E domain-containing protein, with the protein MLSRTADHLFWMARYMERAENTARMLDVNYQTSLLPQSADMAEQGWQGLLSISELSWSFQRKYSELTPRNVMDFMVRDETNPSSILCCLRAARENARAVRGALTTEVWETQNQTWLEFNRLLKEGRFERDPGMVFEWVKYRSHLSRGVTVGTMLQDEAMHFLRVGTFLERADNTARLLDVKFHALSSEYFGNGNVKETQEVDFYHWSAILRSVSGFEIYRKVYRNVIRPELVAELLILRPDMPRSLAACMNEVVANLKPVANQQSAETLRRAGRLQADLQYGRIDEILATGLHAYLTQFLDRVNDLGAGIGRDFLVPVAA; encoded by the coding sequence ATGCTGTCTAGGACTGCGGATCATCTGTTCTGGATGGCCCGTTACATGGAGCGGGCCGAAAACACCGCCCGCATGCTGGACGTCAACTACCAGACCTCGCTGCTGCCGCAGTCGGCGGACATGGCGGAGCAGGGCTGGCAGGGGCTGCTGTCGATCAGCGAGCTGAGCTGGAGCTTCCAGCGCAAGTACAGCGAGCTGACGCCGCGCAACGTCATGGACTTCATGGTGCGCGACGAGACCAACCCGTCGAGCATCCTGTGCTGCCTGCGCGCGGCGCGCGAGAACGCGCGTGCGGTGCGCGGCGCGCTGACCACCGAGGTCTGGGAGACGCAGAACCAGACCTGGCTGGAGTTCAACCGCCTGCTGAAGGAAGGCCGTTTCGAGCGCGACCCCGGCATGGTCTTCGAGTGGGTCAAGTACCGCTCGCACCTGTCGCGCGGCGTCACCGTCGGCACGATGCTGCAGGACGAGGCGATGCACTTCCTGCGGGTCGGCACCTTCCTCGAACGCGCCGACAACACCGCGCGGCTGCTCGACGTGAAGTTCCACGCGCTGTCGTCGGAGTACTTCGGCAACGGCAACGTCAAGGAGACCCAGGAGGTCGACTTCTATCACTGGAGCGCGATCCTGCGTTCGGTCTCCGGCTTCGAGATCTACCGCAAGGTCTACCGCAACGTGATCCGCCCGGAACTCGTCGCCGAGCTGCTGATCCTGCGGCCGGACATGCCGCGTTCGCTGGCCGCCTGCATGAACGAGGTCGTCGCCAACCTGAAGCCGGTGGCCAACCAGCAGAGCGCCGAGACCCTGCGCCGCGCCGGGCGGCTGCAGGCCGACCTGCAGTACGGCCGCATCGACGAGATCCTGGCCACCGGGCTGCACGCCTACCTGACGCAGTTCCTGGACCGCGTCAACGACCTCGGCGCCGGCATCGGGCGCGACTTCCTGGTGCCGGTGGCGGCCTGA
- a CDS encoding alpha-E domain-containing protein — MLSRTADHLFWMARYMERAVQARSACGEAKIPRRAAARGGVFGLMEDHHAV, encoded by the coding sequence ATGCTGTCGAGAACCGCCGACCACCTGTTCTGGATGGCCCGCTACATGGAGCGCGCCGTTCAGGCGCGAAGCGCCTGCGGCGAAGCCAAAATACCGCGGCGCGCGGCAGCGCGCGGCGGGGTTTTCGGCCTGATGGAGGACCACCATGCTGTCTAG
- a CDS encoding circularly permuted type 2 ATP-grasp protein, whose product MKPSFDEMSAAEGAVRSHYRTYERWLRQQPADAMQSARSEAEMIFRRVGITFAVYGAKDEDGAGTERLIPFDVIPRVIPGAEWRELEAGLAQRVTALNRFLHDVYHEQEILKAGVVPADLILRNSQFRPEMMGVDVPGQVYSLIAGIDIVRAAQPDGSGCYYVLEDNLRVPSGVSYMLENRKMMMRLFPELFASHRIEPVAHYPDLLLETLREVRPTAADDPTVVVLTPGMYNSAYFEHAFLAQQMGVELVEGQDLFVRDGFVYMRTTQGPKRVDVIYRRVDDDFLDPRAFRPDSTLGCAGLLDVYRAGNVTLANAIGTGIADDKSVYPYVPKMIEFYLGEKPILHNVPTWVCREPGDLDHVLANLGELVVKEVHGAGGYGMLVGPAASKAEIEAFRQQLLANPSNYIAQPTLALSTCPTYVEQGIAPRHIDLRPFVLSGKTVQMVPGGLTRVALKQGSLVVNSSQGGGTKDTWVLED is encoded by the coding sequence ATGAAGCCCAGCTTCGACGAGATGAGCGCCGCCGAAGGCGCCGTGCGGTCCCACTACCGGACCTACGAACGCTGGCTGCGCCAGCAGCCGGCCGACGCGATGCAGTCGGCACGCAGCGAGGCGGAGATGATCTTCCGCCGCGTCGGCATCACCTTCGCCGTCTACGGCGCCAAGGACGAGGACGGCGCCGGCACCGAGCGCCTGATCCCCTTCGACGTCATCCCGCGCGTGATCCCCGGCGCCGAGTGGCGCGAGCTCGAAGCCGGCCTCGCCCAGCGCGTCACCGCGCTGAACCGCTTCCTGCACGACGTCTACCACGAGCAGGAGATCCTGAAGGCCGGCGTCGTGCCGGCCGACCTCATCCTGCGCAACAGCCAGTTCCGCCCCGAGATGATGGGCGTGGACGTGCCCGGCCAGGTCTATTCGCTGATCGCCGGCATCGACATCGTGCGTGCCGCGCAGCCCGACGGCAGCGGTTGCTACTACGTGCTGGAGGACAACCTGCGCGTGCCCAGCGGCGTCAGCTACATGCTCGAGAACCGCAAGATGATGATGCGGCTGTTCCCCGAGCTGTTCGCCAGCCACCGCATCGAGCCGGTCGCGCACTACCCCGACCTGCTGCTGGAGACGCTGCGCGAGGTGCGGCCCACCGCCGCCGACGATCCGACCGTCGTCGTGCTGACGCCCGGCATGTACAACAGCGCCTACTTCGAGCACGCCTTCCTCGCCCAGCAGATGGGCGTCGAGCTGGTCGAAGGCCAGGACCTCTTCGTGCGCGACGGCTTCGTCTACATGCGCACGACGCAGGGCCCCAAGCGCGTGGACGTCATCTACCGCCGCGTCGACGACGACTTCCTCGACCCGCGTGCCTTCCGTCCCGACTCGACGCTGGGCTGCGCCGGGCTGCTGGACGTCTACCGCGCCGGCAACGTGACGCTGGCCAACGCCATCGGCACCGGCATCGCCGACGACAAGAGCGTCTATCCCTACGTGCCGAAGATGATCGAGTTCTACCTCGGCGAAAAACCGATCCTGCACAACGTGCCGACCTGGGTCTGCCGCGAGCCGGGCGACCTGGACCACGTGCTGGCGAACCTGGGCGAGCTGGTCGTCAAGGAGGTGCACGGCGCTGGCGGCTACGGCATGCTCGTCGGCCCGGCCGCCAGCAAGGCCGAGATCGAGGCCTTCCGCCAGCAGCTGCTGGCCAACCCGTCGAACTACATCGCCCAGCCGACGCTGGCGCTGTCGACCTGCCCGACCTACGTCGAGCAGGGCATCGCGCCGCGCCACATCGACCTGCGGCCCTTCGTGCTGTCGGGCAAGACGGTGCAGATGGTGCCCGGCGGGCTGACGCGCGTGGCGCTGAAGCAGGGCTCGCTGGTCGTCAACTCGTCGCAGGGCGGCGGCACCAAAGACACCTGGGTCCTCGAAGACTGA